One genomic region from Pseudanabaena sp. FACHB-2040 encodes:
- a CDS encoding glycosyltransferase family 2 protein yields the protein MKFSIVITTYNRLSLLQRAVESALNQTVPCEVVIADNASTDGTEAYVHSLGDRVEYRRNPSNLNHAGAVNAGVEAASGDWIKLVDDDDYLAPHCIETLMGAIAQHPQAVICSCQAAQVDTAGQELSRTPITGPGKAFYIPQAAIHYGMLLEQVPFGTPIQVAVQREALIQSGGWDLTMTSCDDIDSWTRVAELGDALFVNECLGYRTVWPGGYDQKIDLQQRLNTNLLIKTRIYERIHPTYRSQIPSLSAIQKYLQLHWGLVAVKQRQFSQAIAVALPAMISFPAWKQLYQARKQRNYQGSPSAVPKIALF from the coding sequence ATGAAGTTCAGTATTGTCATCACGACCTATAATCGCCTCAGCCTGCTGCAGCGGGCTGTCGAGTCGGCCTTAAACCAGACGGTGCCCTGCGAAGTTGTAATTGCAGACAACGCCTCCACCGACGGCACTGAGGCTTATGTTCACAGCCTAGGCGACCGCGTAGAGTATCGGCGCAACCCCAGCAACCTAAACCACGCTGGAGCCGTTAACGCAGGCGTAGAAGCAGCCTCAGGAGACTGGATAAAATTGGTAGACGACGACGATTATCTGGCCCCTCACTGCATTGAGACTTTGATGGGTGCGATCGCACAGCACCCCCAAGCCGTGATCTGCTCTTGCCAGGCTGCCCAAGTCGATACCGCCGGACAAGAACTAAGCCGCACCCCGATTACCGGGCCCGGTAAGGCTTTTTACATTCCCCAAGCCGCCATTCATTACGGGATGTTGCTGGAGCAGGTACCCTTTGGCACCCCAATTCAGGTGGCGGTGCAGCGAGAAGCCCTAATCCAATCAGGCGGTTGGGATTTGACCATGACCAGCTGCGACGACATCGACTCCTGGACTCGGGTCGCTGAGCTAGGCGATGCCCTGTTTGTCAACGAGTGCTTGGGCTACCGCACTGTCTGGCCGGGCGGCTATGACCAGAAGATTGACCTGCAGCAGCGGCTCAACACTAACCTTTTGATCAAAACCCGTATTTACGAACGTATTCACCCCACTTACCGCAGCCAAATTCCATCCTTGAGCGCCATTCAAAAATACCTGCAGCTGCACTGGGGACTAGTTGCCGTCAAACAGCGGCAGTTCAGTCAAGCCATTGCCGTTGCCCTACCGGCCATGATCTCTTTTCCAGCTTGGAAGCAACTTTACCAGGCCCGAAAACAGAGAAATTACCAGGGCTCGCCCTCTGCCGTTCCCAAAATTGCCCTGTTTTAG
- a CDS encoding shikimate dehydrogenase, with translation MITGKTQILGVIGDPVTHSLSPVMHNAALAELGADFVYVAFPIATAQLETAVAGLAAIGVSGFNVTIPHKQAIMPLLSKISAEAQAVGAVNTVWRTERGWAGTNTDVLGFVAPLQALRDWSQAQAVILGNGGAARAVVAGCAQLGLKGVSVVGRNPDRLQAFQLSWQGSPFQPPSVHPWEALPDLLPQADLVVNTTPIGMHPQVGATPLDEALLAGAKADAIAYDLIYTPSPTQFLSLASQHGLATIDGLEMLVQQGAAALKIWLQSSVPVDTMRQALKAHLGH, from the coding sequence ATGATTACTGGCAAGACTCAGATTTTGGGTGTAATTGGCGATCCGGTTACCCACTCACTTTCCCCGGTAATGCACAACGCAGCGCTAGCTGAGTTGGGGGCAGACTTTGTTTATGTAGCCTTTCCCATCGCGACGGCCCAGCTCGAAACAGCAGTGGCGGGTTTAGCGGCCATAGGCGTCAGTGGATTTAACGTTACCATTCCCCACAAGCAGGCAATTATGCCGCTGCTGAGCAAGATCTCGGCTGAGGCTCAGGCTGTGGGAGCCGTCAACACCGTCTGGCGCACCGAGCGCGGCTGGGCAGGAACCAATACCGATGTGCTTGGTTTTGTGGCTCCTCTGCAGGCGTTACGCGACTGGAGCCAGGCTCAGGCGGTGATTTTGGGCAATGGGGGGGCTGCCCGAGCGGTTGTGGCCGGATGTGCTCAGCTGGGCCTGAAGGGGGTGTCGGTTGTGGGCCGTAATCCAGACAGACTGCAGGCATTTCAGTTGAGCTGGCAGGGTTCGCCGTTTCAGCCACCGTCGGTACACCCCTGGGAGGCGTTGCCAGATCTGCTGCCCCAGGCTGATTTAGTTGTCAACACTACGCCGATTGGTATGCATCCCCAGGTGGGGGCAACGCCGCTAGATGAAGCGTTGCTGGCGGGTGCGAAGGCGGATGCGATCGCATATGACCTGATCTACACTCCCAGCCCCACCCAGTTTCTCTCTCTTGCTTCACAGCATGGGCTTGCCACGATTGATGGCTTAGAAATGCTGGTGCAGCAAGGGGCGGCGGCTTTAAAGATCTGGCTGCAGTCCTCCGTGCCCGTAGACACGATGCGTCAGGCCCTAAAAGCTCACTTGGGCCACTGA
- the yidD gene encoding membrane protein insertion efficiency factor YidD produces the protein MKALILLLIRGYRALISPLLPPTCRFQPTCSQYALTAVERFGPIKGSWLAARRITRCHPFHPGGYDPVPPQPEDQAQHQTH, from the coding sequence ATGAAAGCTCTAATCCTGCTGCTAATTCGGGGGTATCGGGCGCTGATCTCACCGCTGCTTCCACCCACCTGCCGCTTTCAGCCCACCTGCTCTCAATACGCCCTGACGGCAGTGGAGCGGTTTGGGCCAATTAAGGGCAGCTGGTTAGCCGCGCGGCGGATTACGCGCTGCCATCCCTTCCATCCGGGTGGTTATGACCCTGTGCCGCCCCAGCCAGAGGACCAGGCACAGCACCAAACGCACTAA
- a CDS encoding bifunctional pantoate--beta-alanine ligase/(d)CMP kinase, whose protein sequence is MRVLKTIEGLNCCLAQCRHPFGKPLEDLPQVGLVPTMGALHRGHLSLIERARRDNEIVVVTIFVNPLQFGPGEDLERYPQTLGADLQLCDQAGVDIVFVPTARVLYGMTKPSLDQLTQVRPPGAMTKILCGQFRPGHFEGVATVVTKLLNIVRPDRAYFGQKDAQQLAILKQLAKDLNLPGELVGCPIVRETDGLALSSRNRYLNGTERSKAAIIHKALQAAEGLFRQGERQRLALVSQVKTVLETVPEIELQYVDLVHPETMLPLEDVKSVGLLAVAAFLGTTRLIDNVVLRSRRPIVAIDGPAGAGKSTVARQVARDLGLLYLDSGAMYRAVTWLTLQKGLDPQDEVGVAELIQDCHIRLVPSGDDPAFAAYPSRIWINGEEVTRAVRNQEVTGQVSAIAAQPVVRATLLKQQQQYGAEGGVVMEGRDIGTQVFPHAELKIFLTASVSERAKRRQRDLQAQNQPAINLEDLERAIDERDRKDSTRRVAPLKKAPDALELQTDNLTIAEVVANIVDLFHQQVGQAEQVVNRSVVR, encoded by the coding sequence GTGCGAGTTTTGAAGACGATCGAAGGATTGAACTGCTGTCTCGCCCAGTGCCGCCATCCGTTCGGGAAGCCGCTTGAGGACTTACCTCAGGTGGGTCTGGTGCCTACAATGGGAGCGCTCCACCGGGGCCACTTAAGCCTGATTGAACGGGCCCGCCGGGACAATGAAATTGTAGTTGTCACTATTTTTGTTAACCCTTTGCAGTTCGGCCCAGGCGAAGACCTGGAGCGCTATCCCCAAACCTTGGGTGCGGATCTTCAATTGTGCGACCAAGCGGGGGTCGATATTGTATTCGTGCCTACGGCTAGGGTGCTCTACGGCATGACAAAGCCCAGTTTGGATCAGTTGACTCAGGTGCGGCCTCCGGGTGCCATGACGAAGATTTTGTGCGGTCAGTTCCGACCCGGACATTTTGAGGGTGTTGCAACTGTCGTTACGAAGCTGCTAAATATTGTGCGGCCTGATCGAGCTTACTTCGGGCAGAAGGATGCTCAGCAGCTGGCTATTTTGAAGCAGCTAGCTAAGGACTTAAACCTACCAGGGGAGCTGGTGGGCTGCCCGATTGTTCGAGAGACGGATGGACTGGCGTTGAGTTCCCGCAATCGCTACCTCAACGGGACAGAACGCTCAAAGGCCGCTATCATTCATAAGGCATTGCAGGCGGCTGAAGGGCTGTTTAGGCAGGGTGAGCGACAGCGCCTGGCTTTGGTAAGTCAGGTTAAAACGGTGCTGGAAACGGTGCCCGAAATTGAACTGCAGTATGTGGATTTAGTGCACCCTGAGACGATGCTGCCTTTGGAGGACGTGAAATCGGTGGGACTACTGGCTGTGGCTGCTTTTTTAGGAACAACTCGACTAATTGATAATGTGGTGCTGCGATCGCGCCGTCCCATTGTGGCTATTGATGGGCCAGCTGGAGCCGGTAAGTCCACGGTGGCGCGGCAGGTGGCGCGGGATTTGGGCCTCCTTTATCTTGATAGCGGGGCCATGTACCGGGCGGTGACCTGGTTGACCTTGCAGAAGGGCCTTGATCCCCAGGATGAAGTGGGGGTAGCTGAACTGATTCAGGATTGCCACATTCGGCTGGTTCCTTCGGGAGACGATCCGGCCTTTGCGGCCTACCCCTCCCGGATCTGGATTAATGGCGAGGAGGTTACTCGGGCAGTACGCAATCAGGAAGTAACGGGGCAAGTGTCGGCCATTGCGGCCCAGCCTGTGGTGCGAGCGACGCTGCTCAAGCAGCAGCAGCAGTATGGGGCTGAAGGCGGCGTGGTAATGGAGGGGCGCGACATTGGCACCCAGGTCTTTCCCCATGCAGAGCTAAAGATTTTTCTGACGGCATCGGTTTCGGAGCGGGCCAAGCGTCGCCAGCGCGACCTGCAGGCCCAAAATCAGCCTGCAATTAACCTGGAAGATCTGGAGAGGGCGATTGACGAACGCGATCGTAAAGACAGCACTCGCCGTGTTGCCCCCCTGAAAAAAGCCCCCGATGCCCTAGAGCTACAGACCGACAACTTGACCATTGCCGAAGTAGTGGCCAACATCGTTGACCTCTTTCATCAGCAGGTAGGGCAAGCAGAGCAGGTGGTCAATCGCTCGGTGGTGCGTTAG
- the purM gene encoding phosphoribosylformylglycinamidine cyclo-ligase → MDYKEAGVDVEAGRDFVHRIRSLVDGTRRPEVLGGLGGFSGFCQIPQGYREPVLVSGTDGVGTKLKIAQALNRHDTVGIDLVAMCVNDVLTSGAEPLFFLDYLATSKLEPAQLAQVVEGIANGCRQANCALLGGETAEMPGFYAPGEYDLAGFCVGVVEKQAILDGSHIQIGDVVIGLASQGVHSNGYSLVRRIVDEAPRCDRTQSGYGWDERPPILGGETLGEALLKPTRLYVQPILQARQAGLTIRGMAHITGGGLPENLPRCLGQGQAIQIDPERWQILPIFQWLAEAGTVPLPEMFNTFNMGLGFAVIVPLEEADQAVNWFTQQGVLAYAVGSIVAGAGELLGLPVV, encoded by the coding sequence ATGGATTACAAAGAAGCCGGGGTAGACGTCGAGGCGGGCCGTGATTTTGTCCACCGCATTCGATCTCTAGTAGATGGCACTCGGCGACCTGAGGTGCTGGGTGGTTTAGGCGGGTTTAGCGGATTTTGCCAGATTCCTCAGGGCTATCGTGAACCCGTTTTGGTGTCTGGCACGGACGGGGTTGGCACCAAACTTAAGATTGCCCAAGCTTTAAACCGACATGACACTGTCGGCATTGATCTCGTGGCTATGTGCGTCAACGATGTGCTGACCAGTGGCGCAGAGCCGCTCTTTTTTCTGGACTACCTAGCTACAAGCAAGCTAGAGCCCGCTCAGCTAGCCCAAGTGGTGGAAGGTATTGCTAACGGTTGCCGCCAGGCCAACTGTGCCCTATTAGGTGGAGAAACCGCTGAGATGCCAGGGTTTTATGCTCCTGGGGAATACGATCTGGCTGGGTTTTGTGTAGGCGTGGTTGAGAAACAGGCCATCCTCGACGGTAGCCACATTCAAATCGGAGATGTCGTTATCGGGTTGGCTAGCCAGGGCGTTCACAGCAATGGTTACAGCTTGGTTCGCAGAATTGTCGACGAGGCTCCCCGTTGCGATCGCACTCAGTCTGGGTATGGCTGGGATGAGAGGCCCCCCATTCTGGGCGGGGAAACGCTGGGCGAGGCCCTGCTCAAACCCACTCGGCTCTATGTTCAGCCTATTCTGCAGGCCCGTCAGGCCGGGCTCACTATTCGGGGCATGGCCCATATTACTGGGGGAGGCCTGCCAGAGAACCTGCCCCGCTGTTTGGGGCAAGGGCAGGCGATTCAAATTGACCCTGAGCGCTGGCAGATCTTGCCCATCTTCCAGTGGCTGGCTGAGGCAGGCACAGTGCCTCTACCAGAGATGTTTAATACTTTCAATATGGGGCTTGGGTTTGCGGTCATCGTACCGCTAGAAGAGGCGGATCAGGCGGTAAACTGGTTCACCCAGCAGGGTGTGCTGGCCTATGCGGTGGGCAGCATTGTTGCCGGGGCAGGAGAGTTGCTCGGTTTGCCTGTAGTCTAA
- a CDS encoding RodZ domain-containing protein gives MKKKANTPDSIYKEQLQEIGSILKAAREDQQLHLEDVADKTLIRGSLLKAIETGDLDNLPEPIYTRGLIRRYGDILNLDGETLASQFFAPAARARRRTSWKETPAAQLRPLHLYAAYVVLMVAAVSGLSYVLRQTAPEASALPPLDPLATQPRSEQSAQVTPDNPEAAGPEGGNPNSQAPNHPIRVETTLTAQSWLRVVADGKTEFEGILQPGENRLWTANQALTVRAGNAGGVVVTYNDGQAEALGKPGTVAEITYSPAQTIGLAF, from the coding sequence ATGAAGAAAAAGGCAAATACCCCAGACAGTATTTACAAAGAGCAGCTCCAGGAGATTGGCAGTATTCTCAAAGCGGCTCGAGAAGATCAGCAGCTACATCTCGAAGATGTAGCTGACAAGACGCTTATTCGGGGCAGCTTGCTAAAAGCGATCGAGACGGGAGACCTGGATAATCTGCCTGAGCCGATTTATACTCGGGGCCTGATTCGCCGCTATGGCGATATCTTGAACCTGGATGGAGAAACCTTGGCTAGCCAGTTCTTTGCACCCGCTGCTCGGGCTCGGCGGCGGACCTCCTGGAAAGAAACCCCAGCGGCACAGCTGCGGCCTCTCCACCTTTATGCGGCCTATGTGGTCCTCATGGTGGCTGCCGTTAGCGGTCTTTCCTACGTGTTGCGCCAGACGGCTCCTGAGGCCAGTGCTCTGCCGCCCCTCGACCCTCTAGCTACCCAGCCCCGATCAGAGCAATCGGCTCAAGTCACTCCAGATAACCCTGAAGCGGCTGGCCCAGAGGGAGGAAACCCGAATTCTCAGGCCCCTAACCATCCCATTCGAGTGGAGACAACGCTGACAGCCCAGTCCTGGCTGCGGGTTGTAGCCGACGGCAAGACCGAATTTGAAGGAATTTTGCAGCCTGGGGAAAATCGTCTCTGGACCGCCAATCAAGCTCTGACGGTGCGGGCCGGCAACGCAGGGGGTGTCGTTGTTACCTATAACGACGGCCAGGCTGAGGCATTGGGAAAGCCTGGTACAGTTGCTGAAATCACTTATTCTCCTGCCCAGACTATTGGTTTGGCCTTCTAA
- a CDS encoding FAD-dependent oxidoreductase, whose protein sequence is MDYDYIVVGRGLTGSAAARHLATAGLQVALIGPEEPRGGRGLAQGHRTHHSGVFASHYDEGRITRILDPNPYWARFAQRSIARYRPLEDITGISFYGEVGHLAVGQDEGASRDYLSALQQVAADLAVEVEILDQRALQARFPYFQFYENAVGLWQRQQAGYLSPRQHVKAQARAVELLGGCLINQEALSVGPVADGVQVETAADSYTARGAIVATGGFTHASNLLPQRLQLTVRAHTVLLAEVDGADLERLWSMPSLISKPYDAEAHFYLLPPIRYPDGHWYIKIGCSEMPPIADDLESLQKWFKGPGESAIADRLKARLSQILPDVQFPAYWVDTCVTTHTPTGYPYIDRLGESPIVTLLGGNGYAGKSADELGWIAANLLQQGQWTYDLEAAHFKLRYAT, encoded by the coding sequence ATGGATTATGACTACATCGTGGTGGGGCGAGGGCTAACCGGCTCGGCGGCGGCTCGACATCTGGCAACGGCGGGTCTGCAGGTAGCGCTGATTGGGCCGGAGGAGCCGCGCGGTGGGCGAGGACTGGCCCAGGGGCATCGCACTCACCATAGTGGAGTCTTTGCCAGCCACTATGATGAAGGCCGCATTACCCGCATTCTGGACCCAAACCCTTACTGGGCTCGCTTTGCCCAACGCTCAATTGCTCGATATCGACCCCTAGAGGATATCACTGGTATCTCCTTTTACGGGGAGGTGGGTCACCTGGCGGTGGGGCAAGACGAGGGAGCCTCTCGGGACTACCTCAGTGCTCTGCAGCAAGTGGCGGCAGATTTAGCTGTGGAGGTTGAGATACTCGATCAGAGGGCGCTGCAGGCTCGGTTTCCCTACTTCCAGTTCTATGAGAACGCGGTGGGTCTGTGGCAGCGGCAGCAGGCGGGCTACCTCAGTCCCCGACAACATGTGAAGGCCCAGGCCCGTGCTGTAGAGCTGCTAGGTGGCTGCCTAATTAATCAGGAGGCGCTGTCGGTTGGGCCAGTGGCTGACGGGGTGCAGGTGGAGACAGCGGCAGATAGCTATACCGCTCGGGGCGCAATCGTGGCAACGGGCGGCTTTACCCACGCCAGTAACCTGTTGCCCCAGCGGCTGCAGCTAACGGTAAGAGCCCATACGGTGCTGCTCGCTGAGGTCGATGGGGCTGATTTGGAGCGGCTGTGGTCAATGCCGTCTCTAATTAGCAAGCCCTATGATGCTGAGGCCCACTTTTACCTGCTGCCCCCCATTCGCTATCCCGACGGCCATTGGTATATCAAGATTGGCTGCTCGGAAATGCCGCCGATCGCAGACGACCTGGAGTCTTTGCAGAAGTGGTTTAAGGGGCCGGGGGAGAGTGCGATCGCAGATCGGCTCAAAGCCCGCCTGAGCCAGATTTTGCCAGATGTCCAGTTTCCGGCTTACTGGGTGGATACCTGCGTGACCACCCACACGCCCACGGGTTATCCCTACATTGATCGCTTGGGGGAATCTCCCATCGTGACGCTGCTTGGCGGCAACGGTTACGCTGGTAAATCGGCGGACGAGTTGGGTTGGATCGCCGCTAACCTGCTGCAGCAAGGGCAGTGGACTTATGACCTGGAGGCAGCGCATTTCAAGCTACGCTATGCCACCTAG
- the codB gene encoding cytosine permease, producing MSLTSEPQPANLAQASEDYPLSAVPLTARKSFWSLAPLLMGFALTSTTLFAGGAIGPSFTFPALLTVILIGNIILGAYCASLGFIAAKSGLTTVLMARFSFGNIGSRWVDFVMGATQIGWYAFTTAVIVQVLMSLFGLEPGSSGYGALYFVLVFFFNYIFCATAYIGYAAMDWLSRLAVPAMLVLIAISFTIAFGDLGAAQIAPPTGELSLGAALAIVIGTFISGGTQATNWSRFANSGKNAILSTLLAFTLINGLLVFAGAFCTMVYGTQDLIQAMAMQGILAGAVLLLILNVWTTQDNTIYSFAVAGSNMFRTNKRHAFVLGGATFALVLTLSGIYEMLPSYLIFLGTVIPPIGGIIMVDFWVKHRGSFPDLDAPLPAFNWAGIIAYVVASAVGYFTGQMDLGIGPVNGIVTAAVLYGILCQVMSQPVSRAAE from the coding sequence ATGAGTCTTACCTCCGAGCCACAACCTGCAAATTTAGCCCAGGCTAGCGAAGATTATCCGCTAAGTGCTGTGCCGTTGACTGCCCGTAAGTCCTTTTGGTCGCTGGCTCCACTGCTGATGGGGTTTGCCCTGACCTCCACAACCCTGTTTGCTGGGGGAGCCATTGGGCCCTCCTTCACCTTCCCAGCGCTGCTCACGGTCATCTTGATCGGCAATATTATTTTGGGGGCCTACTGTGCCAGCCTTGGCTTTATTGCTGCCAAGAGTGGGCTAACGACAGTGTTAATGGCTCGGTTTAGCTTTGGTAATATCGGCTCCCGCTGGGTGGACTTTGTCATGGGAGCCACCCAAATTGGCTGGTATGCCTTTACCACTGCTGTGATTGTCCAAGTCCTCATGTCTCTGTTTGGGCTAGAACCGGGCAGCTCTGGCTATGGCGCTTTGTACTTTGTTCTAGTCTTTTTCTTTAACTACATCTTTTGCGCTACAGCCTACATTGGCTACGCCGCGATGGACTGGCTGAGCCGTTTGGCTGTGCCAGCCATGTTGGTTCTAATTGCGATCAGCTTCACTATTGCCTTTGGTGATTTAGGGGCGGCTCAAATTGCTCCGCCCACGGGCGAACTAAGCCTGGGAGCCGCGCTAGCGATTGTAATTGGCACGTTCATTTCGGGCGGTACCCAGGCTACTAACTGGAGCCGATTTGCCAACTCCGGTAAAAACGCCATTCTCAGCACTCTGCTGGCCTTTACCCTGATTAACGGTCTGCTAGTCTTTGCTGGGGCCTTCTGCACAATGGTGTATGGCACCCAGGATTTGATTCAGGCAATGGCGATGCAGGGCATTTTGGCCGGGGCGGTGCTCCTGCTGATTCTCAATGTTTGGACTACCCAAGACAACACAATCTATTCCTTTGCGGTTGCTGGTTCCAACATGTTCCGCACCAACAAGCGCCATGCCTTTGTCTTGGGTGGAGCAACCTTTGCACTGGTGCTGACCCTCTCTGGTATCTACGAGATGCTGCCCAGCTACCTGATTTTTCTGGGCACCGTTATTCCTCCCATCGGCGGCATCATCATGGTGGACTTTTGGGTGAAGCACCGAGGCAGCTTCCCTGACCTCGATGCTCCTCTACCAGCGTTTAACTGGGCTGGCATTATTGCTTATGTCGTGGCCTCTGCAGTGGGCTATTTTACCGGCCAGATGGATTTAGGTATTGGCCCAGTAAACGGCATCGTGACGGCTGCAGTGCTCTATGGCATCTTGTGTCAGGTAATGTCTCAACCTGTCAGCCGGGCTGCTGAATGA
- a CDS encoding septal ring lytic transglycosylase RlpA family protein, whose protein sequence is MKHHVLGSLTAALVMSSFGAPLASHAQQVDETDHLPPLAASDISEMSPEKSPDSAANAAVHPEDSASGSNELATSELVSDPFLDESARPEQTDLVEIESQPLSLADLARDDSLIVVQPHPFDSRQAATLYVRNLPVLTFLGNDLPALTDNKALESSSGNSLSDPVSRATHIGSQLEQFYAEGDAEQIAVRWNAAETQYQVTLNGDTLVAIDDNTILPDTTEDPAEDALQIANRLRRLLGDASSLEEIEGRPAPAPAQETLVVTSVLTGVASWYGPGFHGRRSASGEVFNQNAMTAAHRTLPFGTEVRVTNLNNSQQVIVRINDRGPFGHGRVLDLSAAAAQAIGLVSSGVGTVKIEVLGRP, encoded by the coding sequence ATGAAACATCATGTACTGGGTAGTTTGACTGCTGCCCTGGTGATGTCTTCCTTTGGAGCCCCGCTAGCAAGCCACGCCCAACAGGTAGACGAGACGGACCATCTGCCGCCCTTGGCGGCCTCTGATATTTCAGAGATGTCTCCTGAGAAATCGCCCGATTCAGCTGCAAACGCCGCTGTGCATCCTGAAGACTCTGCTTCAGGCTCTAACGAACTTGCTACCTCTGAATTAGTTTCTGATCCCTTCTTAGATGAGTCTGCCCGACCCGAGCAAACTGACCTGGTAGAGATTGAGTCTCAACCCTTAAGTCTGGCCGATCTAGCTAGAGATGATAGTCTTATTGTCGTTCAGCCCCATCCCTTTGACAGCCGTCAGGCGGCTACTCTCTACGTTCGCAATTTGCCGGTTCTGACTTTTCTGGGCAACGATCTTCCCGCCCTGACTGATAACAAAGCACTGGAAAGCTCATCTGGAAATTCGCTGTCTGATCCGGTTTCTAGAGCAACCCACATTGGCTCCCAGCTAGAGCAGTTTTACGCTGAAGGCGATGCTGAGCAGATTGCAGTGCGCTGGAATGCAGCTGAGACGCAGTACCAGGTCACCTTAAACGGAGATACCCTGGTAGCCATCGATGACAACACGATTTTGCCAGATACCACTGAAGACCCGGCTGAAGATGCTCTGCAAATTGCTAATCGGCTGCGGCGGCTGTTGGGAGATGCCTCCTCTCTAGAGGAGATTGAGGGCCGTCCGGCTCCGGCTCCAGCCCAAGAAACGCTGGTAGTAACGTCAGTGTTGACAGGGGTAGCTTCCTGGTATGGACCTGGATTTCACGGGCGGCGTAGCGCCAGTGGCGAAGTTTTTAACCAGAATGCGATGACAGCAGCCCACCGAACGCTGCCCTTTGGCACGGAGGTTAGGGTTACTAACTTAAACAATAGTCAGCAGGTGATTGTTCGCATCAATGACCGGGGGCCGTTTGGGCATGGCCGGGTGCTGGATTTATCAGCGGCGGCAGCTCAGGCAATTGGCCTAGTGAGCAGCGGCGTTGGCACGGTCAAGATCGAGGTCTTGGGTAGGCCGTAA
- a CDS encoding pseudouridine synthase: MQERLQKVISQWGLASRRQAEQLILEGRVRVNGAIASLGLKADPAIDAIEVDGQPLAVQEKPKLTYLLLNKPAGVVSTCDDPQGRRTVLDLLPQIWQVPGLHPVGRLDFNSTGALILTNDGHFTNQLTHPRHSIAKTYRVRVQGSPAPETLRAWRQGVNLEGRLTRPAEVRVVRAESSDSTLLEIVLREGRNRQIRKVADQLGHPVLSLHRTAIGAIQLCHLSLERVRPLSSQEVITLIASSASPKVQKTGQQKPSADVVRCH; encoded by the coding sequence ATGCAGGAGCGTTTGCAAAAGGTTATTTCTCAATGGGGTCTAGCTTCCCGACGACAGGCTGAACAGCTCATCCTGGAAGGGCGGGTGCGGGTAAATGGTGCGATCGCATCCCTCGGTCTAAAAGCCGATCCCGCTATCGACGCCATTGAGGTCGATGGGCAGCCCTTAGCTGTCCAGGAAAAGCCGAAGCTAACCTATCTGCTGCTTAACAAGCCTGCCGGGGTGGTTTCTACCTGTGACGATCCCCAAGGAAGAAGAACTGTTTTAGATCTTCTTCCCCAGATCTGGCAGGTGCCGGGCCTGCATCCCGTAGGCCGGCTTGATTTCAACTCAACCGGAGCCCTGATTCTCACCAACGACGGTCACTTTACCAACCAGTTGACCCATCCTCGTCACAGCATTGCCAAAACCTACCGAGTGCGAGTGCAGGGCAGCCCTGCTCCTGAAACCCTGCGAGCCTGGCGGCAGGGGGTCAATCTAGAGGGCCGCCTAACTCGTCCGGCTGAGGTTCGTGTAGTGCGGGCAGAGAGCTCAGACAGCACGCTCCTGGAAATCGTGCTGCGAGAGGGGCGTAATCGCCAAATTCGTAAAGTTGCAGATCAGCTAGGCCATCCTGTGCTTAGCCTACACCGAACAGCTATCGGGGCGATACAGCTCTGTCATCTCTCTTTGGAAAGAGTGCGTCCCCTCTCTTCCCAAGAAGTCATAACCTTGATAGCATCGTCTGCGAGCCCTAAAGTTCAAAAGACTGGTCAGCAAAAACCGTCTGCTGATGTTGTGCGTTGCCACTGA
- a CDS encoding tetratricopeptide repeat protein yields MPLFDHEHTAETWNSHGCTLCESGQFTAAVEAFDRAIALTPSYCTAWNNRANALGGLNRHAEALAAYDKAVALNPTYHQAWFNRGKLLAEMGAHGNALASYERAIALHADPLYLHAREDVWVTGKLFADSRTV; encoded by the coding sequence ATGCCCCTATTTGATCATGAGCATACTGCAGAAACCTGGAATAGCCACGGTTGCACCCTCTGCGAGAGCGGTCAGTTTACGGCTGCCGTGGAGGCGTTTGATCGTGCGATCGCACTGACCCCTAGCTACTGCACCGCCTGGAATAACCGGGCCAATGCCTTGGGCGGCCTCAATCGCCATGCCGAAGCTCTAGCCGCCTACGACAAAGCAGTGGCTCTCAACCCAACCTATCACCAAGCCTGGTTTAACCGGGGTAAGCTCCTGGCAGAGATGGGGGCCCATGGCAATGCGTTGGCTTCCTATGAGCGTGCGATCGCGCTGCACGCCGATCCGCTCTACCTCCATGCCCGAGAAGACGTCTGGGTAACCGGCAAACTGTTCGCCGACAGCCGAACAGTTTAG